Genomic window (Methanosphaera sp.):
CTCCCCACAAATTCACCTCCCAACTTATCACTTTCAATTTTGAAAGTTTTTGAAATATATTTTTTTTTATAAGGGAATTTTAATTTTGATGAAATAATTATTAAATTTTTATATTATATAACTTTGTTAAATAATTAATATAACATGAAAAAATAACTTTAATAAAAAAATTAACATGAAAAAAAAGAAATAATACTTATTAAATTTAATTTTTATAGAAAAATAATTTTTTAGGTGGTAATGTATAATATGGATAGTACTGATGTAATATATCAAGGATTAAAAGATGCTGGAATTAACTTCATTGTAAGTGTTCCATGTGCTAATCTTAAGAAACTTCTTGAATTAATAGATGAAGATGATGAAATTAAACATGTTCCTGTAACACGTGAGGAGGAAGGATTTGGAATTTGTGCTGGTGCATATATGGGTGGTATGAAACCTGCAATTTTAATGCAAAATTCTGGTCTTGGAAACAGTGTTAATGTACTTGCATCTCTTATGAAACTTTATAATTTTCCTATACTTATGATTATAAGTCATAGAGGTACAATTGGTGAGGCTGTATATGGACAAATTCCTATGAGTAAAGCTACAGCTAAGGTTCTTGATAGTCTAGATATTAGTTATCAAACTGTAGATGAACCATGTGATGCTCAAAGTATTGTTAAAAAGACATGGGATATAGCTCAAATATCTGAAGAACCTCAAGCATTACTTTTTGAAATTAGTTATTGGAGTAAGGATGTGATTTAAGATGCAACGTTATGATGCTATAAAAAAGATTGTTGAAACTGTTGATGATGAATTTATAGTTTCAAATATTGGTTTTCCATCACGTGAATTATTTGGAATAAAAGATAGAAAACAGACATTTTACATGTCAGGTTCTATGGGTATGGCTACACCTATTGGTCTTGGTGTTGCTCTAGCTTTAGAGGAAAATGATGATGATCGTAAGGTTATTGTTATTGATGGTGATGGTTCTCTTCTT
Coding sequences:
- the comD gene encoding sulfopyruvate decarboxylase subunit alpha yields the protein MDSTDVIYQGLKDAGINFIVSVPCANLKKLLELIDEDDEIKHVPVTREEEGFGICAGAYMGGMKPAILMQNSGLGNSVNVLASLMKLYNFPILMIISHRGTIGEAVYGQIPMSKATAKVLDSLDISYQTVDEPCDAQSIVKKTWDIAQISEEPQALLFEISYWSKDVI